From one Methylothermaceae bacteria B42 genomic stretch:
- a CDS encoding protein TolR yields MIKSKPRRRPMAEINVVPYIDVTLVLLIIFMVTAPLLQSGVDVSLPQAAAEPVVTEETPPVVVTVAEDGAFYLNLEQERESVSLQSLLVKVAAVLRHKPEIQVLVAGDEHVPYGQVVQVMAALKQAGVTKVGLLTRPDYQ; encoded by the coding sequence ATGATTAAATCCAAACCCCGACGCCGGCCCATGGCCGAAATCAATGTTGTGCCTTACATCGACGTGACTTTGGTGTTGCTTATCATTTTTATGGTGACCGCGCCATTACTGCAAAGCGGCGTCGATGTCAGCTTGCCCCAGGCAGCCGCGGAGCCCGTGGTAACCGAGGAAACGCCACCGGTAGTGGTGACGGTGGCCGAAGACGGCGCCTTTTATTTGAATCTGGAACAAGAACGCGAATCCGTTTCCCTGCAATCTTTGTTGGTTAAAGTGGCGGCAGTGCTTCGTCATAAACCTGAGATTCAAGTGCTGGTTGCCGGAGATGAACACGTCCCCTATGGTCAAGTGGTACAAGTCATGGCGGCCCTCAAACAAGCCGGCGTCACCAAAGTGGGTTTGTTGACACGCCCTGATTACCAATGA
- a CDS encoding protein TolQ — translation MTDSLFGLIANASLLVQLVMAILLLASLASWTLIFQKHRELKQVEEEAENFESRFWSGIDLAELYKQLNKSDAAGLETVFLAGYKESAKLFKLRAPPHLIAENVERAMRVAISRVIEDLDDRLPFLATVGSTSPYVGLFGTVWGIMNSFRALGDVQQATLALVAPGIAEALIATAMGLFAAIPAVIAYNRFSTHIDRIQRRYDNFAEEFICLLQRKAIEL, via the coding sequence ATGACTGATTCACTTTTTGGTTTGATCGCCAACGCCAGTTTGCTGGTGCAGTTGGTAATGGCAATATTGCTGTTGGCTTCGCTGGCATCCTGGACGTTGATTTTCCAGAAACACCGGGAACTCAAGCAAGTAGAAGAAGAAGCTGAAAACTTTGAAAGCCGTTTTTGGTCGGGCATTGATCTGGCTGAGCTGTATAAACAGCTGAATAAATCAGATGCGGCGGGTTTGGAAACCGTATTTTTGGCGGGTTACAAGGAATCGGCCAAGTTGTTCAAGCTCCGCGCGCCCCCTCATCTGATAGCCGAGAATGTCGAACGCGCCATGCGCGTGGCCATCAGCCGGGTGATTGAGGATCTGGATGACCGCCTGCCCTTTTTGGCGACCGTGGGTTCCACTAGCCCCTATGTTGGTTTGTTTGGCACCGTGTGGGGCATCATGAACTCCTTTCGCGCCTTGGGCGATGTGCAACAGGCAACCTTGGCCTTGGTCGCCCCGGGTATTGCCGAAGCCTTGATTGCCACCGCCATGGGGCTGTTTGCGGCGATTCCGGCGGTGATTGCCTACAACCGCTTCAGCACCCATATCGACCGGATTCAAAGGCGTTATGACAATTTTGCCGAGGAATTTATTTGCTTGCTCCAGCGCAAGGCGATTGAATTATGA
- a CDS encoding 4-hydroxybenzoyl-CoA thioesterase, which yields MTQFSWPVRVYYEDTDAGGVVYYANYLKYFERARTEFLRELGFEQDVLRENEGVIFAVKSIQVDYIQPARFNDYLSVTAQVTAIRRASLDFQQEILKDQSPLCRASVRIVCLNAEAFRPCSIPPSLRTVLNK from the coding sequence ATGACACAATTTTCCTGGCCGGTAAGGGTCTATTATGAAGACACCGATGCCGGCGGTGTGGTTTACTATGCCAATTATTTGAAGTATTTTGAAAGGGCGCGCACGGAATTTTTACGCGAACTGGGGTTCGAACAGGATGTGCTGAGGGAGAACGAGGGAGTGATTTTCGCGGTAAAGTCGATTCAGGTGGATTATATTCAGCCTGCGCGTTTCAATGATTATTTATCGGTAACCGCTCAGGTCACGGCCATCCGCCGGGCCAGTTTGGATTTCCAACAAGAAATTCTAAAAGATCAATCCCCGTTATGCCGCGCTTCGGTTCGCATCGTTTGCCTGAATGCCGAGGCTTTCCGCCCTTGCTCTATTCCACCATCACTAAGGACAGTGCTAAATAAATGA
- a CDS encoding ribulose phosphate epimerase codes for MAKPVSIAPSLICADQCRLGDEVKSLEKLGVDYLHIDLIDGHFSPSMPLGLEAVKQLRGQTHLPFDVHLMVTDNVFFIREMVKIGVQRLCFHFESEPHVDRWLGFLRENGIQPGIALKPATPLSVLKYILPRIDFVLLMLINPGFAGHRGQAQVPYARRRVAQCRRFLDRHNAHHVSIQVDGRICFETIPGLVAAGAEVLVAGTQSLFSRSGSRQENLARMRQALAKKV; via the coding sequence TTGGCTAAGCCGGTTAGTATCGCCCCCTCCCTGATTTGCGCGGACCAGTGCCGATTAGGTGACGAAGTAAAATCGTTAGAGAAACTGGGCGTCGATTATCTCCATATCGATTTGATTGACGGGCATTTCAGTCCTTCCATGCCTTTGGGGTTGGAGGCGGTAAAGCAACTTCGCGGCCAAACCCACTTACCCTTTGATGTACATTTGATGGTGACGGACAACGTATTTTTTATCCGGGAGATGGTGAAAATTGGCGTGCAACGGTTGTGTTTCCACTTTGAATCGGAACCTCATGTGGATAGGTGGCTGGGATTTCTCAGGGAGAATGGTATTCAGCCGGGCATCGCTTTAAAACCCGCGACGCCGCTTTCAGTTTTGAAATATATTCTGCCGCGCATTGATTTTGTGTTGTTGATGCTCATCAATCCCGGTTTCGCCGGACACCGGGGGCAAGCCCAGGTGCCGTATGCCCGGCGCCGGGTGGCCCAGTGCCGGCGCTTTCTTGACCGGCACAACGCGCATCATGTTTCCATTCAAGTGGATGGTAGGATTTGTTTCGAAACCATTCCGGGCTTGGTGGCGGCGGGGGCGGAAGTCCTGGTGGCGGGCACCCAAAGTTTATTTTCCCGATCCGGCAGCAGACAGGAAAACCTTGCCCGGATGCGCCAGGCGCTGGCGAAAAAGGTATGA
- the ruvB gene encoding ATP-dependent DNA helicase RuvB (promotes strand exchange during homologous recombination; RuvAB complex promotes branch migration; RuvABC complex scans the DNA during branch migration and resolves Holliday junctions at consensus sequences; forms hexameric rings around opposite DNA arms; requires ATP for branch migration and orientation of RuvAB complex determines direction of migration), translated as MTSTDSRLITPTQTHDEITLDRAIRPRRLEDYIGQPQLKEQLAIFIEAARGRGEALDHVLIFGPPGLGKTTLAHIIAAEMGVNLRQTSGPVLEKPGDLAALLTNLESHDVLFIDEIHRLSPVVEEVLYPALEDFQLDIVIGEGPAARSIKLDLPPFTLVGATTRAGLLTSPLRDRFGIVQRLEFYSREELSLIVTRSARILGLTMEDDGAREIARRARGTPRIANRLLRRVRDYAQVKGDGRVTGEIASLALEMLKVDPNGFDQLDRQLLKTMLEKFGGGPVGLDSLAAAIGEERGTIEDVLEPYLIQQGFMMRTPRGRMATSQAWLHFGLKPPGNMSEDLFG; from the coding sequence ATGACATCGACCGATTCCCGTCTCATTACCCCAACCCAAACCCACGACGAAATCACCCTCGACCGCGCCATCCGTCCCCGGCGGCTGGAAGATTATATCGGTCAGCCGCAGCTCAAGGAACAGCTGGCTATTTTTATCGAAGCCGCCCGGGGCCGGGGAGAGGCTTTGGATCATGTGCTGATCTTCGGCCCCCCGGGATTGGGAAAAACCACTTTGGCTCACATCATCGCCGCCGAAATGGGGGTCAATTTGCGCCAGACTTCAGGCCCCGTGCTGGAAAAGCCCGGCGACCTGGCCGCTTTGCTCACCAACCTGGAAAGCCACGATGTGCTTTTCATCGATGAAATCCATCGCCTCAGCCCGGTGGTGGAGGAAGTGTTGTATCCGGCCCTGGAAGATTTCCAGCTCGATATCGTCATCGGCGAGGGGCCGGCGGCCCGTTCCATCAAATTGGATCTGCCCCCCTTTACGTTGGTGGGCGCAACCACCCGTGCCGGCCTGTTGACGTCCCCCTTGCGCGACCGGTTTGGCATTGTCCAGCGGTTGGAATTTTATTCCAGGGAAGAGTTGAGCCTGATTGTCACCCGCTCCGCCCGGATTTTGGGGCTGACCATGGAAGACGACGGCGCCCGGGAAATCGCACGCCGCGCCCGGGGCACTCCCCGAATTGCCAACCGCTTGCTGCGGCGGGTGCGCGATTACGCCCAGGTGAAGGGCGATGGCCGGGTCACCGGCGAGATCGCCAGCCTGGCCCTGGAAATGCTCAAGGTCGATCCCAACGGTTTTGATCAACTGGACCGGCAACTGCTCAAAACCATGCTTGAAAAATTCGGCGGCGGTCCGGTCGGCCTGGACAGTCTGGCAGCGGCCATTGGCGAGGAACGGGGCACCATCGAAGATGTCCTAGAGCCTTATCTGATCCAGCAAGGCTTCATGATGCGCACTCCCCGTGGCCGCATGGCAACGTCCCAGGCCTGGTTGCATTTTGGGTTGAAGCCACCCGGTAACATGAGCGAGGATTTGTTTGGCTAA
- a CDS encoding DNA polymerase subunit beta, which yields MKRQDAMRQLQAHLPELKRRFGVKSLALFGSTARNTAGPESDLDILVVFDGPTTSSRYFGLQFYLEDLLGVPIDLITDKALRPELRPVVERDAIYV from the coding sequence ATGAAACGGCAGGATGCCATGCGGCAACTGCAAGCACATCTGCCTGAATTGAAACGGCGCTTTGGAGTGAAAAGCCTGGCTTTGTTTGGTTCAACGGCCCGGAATACAGCGGGCCCCGAAAGCGATCTCGATATTTTGGTCGTCTTCGATGGCCCGACTACTTCTAGCCGTTACTTTGGGTTGCAGTTCTATTTGGAGGATCTCCTTGGCGTGCCTATCGATTTGATCACGGACAAGGCTTTGCGTCCGGAATTAAGGCCTGTCGTGGAGCGGGATGCGATCTATGTCTAG
- a CDS encoding Holliday junction ATP-dependent DNA helicase RuvA — MIGFLRGVLSAKQPPSLLLDVGGVGYEVDAPMSTFYQLPDIGSQVMIFTHLIVREDAHALYGFASESERGLFRALIKVNGVGPRMALGILSGLSAEEFSRCIQQGDTASLQRLPGIGKKTAERLIIEMRDRLPQQNDAALPLASGASVDPLAEAAEALEALGFKPAEAGRLLKKVADEADSVEELIRLALKRVGGGDR, encoded by the coding sequence ATGATCGGCTTTCTCCGGGGCGTGCTTTCCGCCAAACAGCCTCCTTCCTTGTTATTAGACGTAGGCGGCGTGGGTTATGAGGTGGATGCTCCCATGTCCACCTTTTATCAATTGCCGGATATCGGCAGTCAAGTGATGATCTTCACTCATTTGATTGTGCGGGAAGACGCCCATGCCTTGTACGGTTTTGCTTCGGAATCGGAACGGGGGTTGTTCCGGGCCTTGATTAAAGTAAATGGGGTCGGTCCCCGGATGGCGCTGGGAATTTTGTCGGGATTGAGCGCGGAAGAATTCAGCCGCTGCATTCAGCAAGGGGATACCGCGAGCCTTCAACGCTTGCCGGGCATCGGCAAGAAGACCGCCGAGCGCCTCATCATCGAAATGCGCGACCGCCTTCCGCAGCAAAACGATGCGGCGCTGCCTTTGGCTTCCGGTGCGTCTGTCGATCCTTTGGCCGAAGCCGCCGAGGCTCTGGAGGCGCTCGGTTTCAAACCCGCCGAAGCCGGACGTTTGCTGAAGAAAGTGGCCGATGAGGCCGATTCGGTGGAGGAACTGATCCGTCTTGCGCTCAAGCGGGTTGGAGGTGGTGACCGATGA
- the ruvC gene encoding crossover junction endodeoxyribonuclease RuvC (endonuclease; resolves Holliday structures; forms a complex of RuvABC; the junction binding protein RuvA forms a hexameric ring along with the RuvB helicase and catalyzes branch migration; RuvC then interacts with RuvAB to resolve the Holliday junction by nicking DNA strands of like polarity) — MTRILGIDPGSRITGFGLIDVEGTRMRMVVAGCVRCVAGDFPSRLKIVYDGIMEVVAEYQPDEMAVEEVFVHKNANAALKLGQARGAAICAGLSRELPVFEYAARRVKQALVGKGGADKHQVQHMVKVLLNFHDDLPADASDALAVALCHAHYQQTHRRYAAVVS; from the coding sequence GTGACACGTATTCTCGGCATTGATCCTGGTTCCCGCATTACAGGCTTTGGCTTGATAGATGTGGAGGGCACCCGAATGCGAATGGTAGTGGCCGGTTGCGTGCGCTGCGTCGCCGGGGATTTTCCCTCGCGCCTGAAAATTGTCTACGACGGCATCATGGAGGTGGTCGCCGAATACCAGCCCGACGAAATGGCCGTGGAGGAAGTCTTCGTGCACAAAAACGCCAATGCCGCTCTAAAATTAGGCCAGGCGCGGGGAGCCGCGATTTGCGCAGGACTGTCCCGGGAGTTGCCGGTCTTTGAATACGCCGCCCGCCGAGTAAAACAGGCGCTGGTGGGCAAGGGCGGCGCCGACAAGCATCAGGTTCAGCACATGGTCAAGGTATTGCTCAATTTCCACGATGACCTGCCCGCCGATGCCAGCGACGCCTTGGCGGTGGCCCTTTGCCACGCCCATTATCAACAAACCCACCGGCGTTATGCGGCGGTGGTCTCATGA
- a CDS encoding RNA degradosome polyphosphate kinase, whose protein sequence is MSEQSITSKRYLNRELSLLAFHRRVLAMAEDESLPLLERLRFLCISSANLDEFYEVRVAVIKKKISLGITTTGVDQADPRELLRTIRERVREMVDSQYRLLNEALIPALAEENIRFLRRIQWHDAQREWLRAYMRERILPVVTPLSIDPAHPFPRIANKNLHFIVCLHGKDAFGRRHRYALIPIPRTLPRLVLLPEILTASGAAFVFLSSVIHAFVGELFPGLTVEGCYQFRVTRDTELYIDEEEMEDLKRELQGRLQQERRYGRAMRLEVADNCPQEVADYLCARLHVEQADLFQVNGPVNLHRLASVYDEVERPDLKYPSFTPAIPPRLVGKTDLFAVLRRGDVLLHHPYDAFSPVVSLLQQAADDPNVLAIRQTLYRTASRSAIADALVRAARNGKEVSAVIELRARFDEADNIQLAERLHEAGVHVVYGVVGFKTHAKLLLIVRREGDRIQRYSHLSTGNYHEITTRFYTDIGLMSTDQALGEDVQRLFHQLTGLGHAFKLRKLVQAPFDLHPFLLNNIQREADLARQGKRGRIIARMNGLEDPEIIDALYDASRAGVKIDLIVRGICCLRPGVPGLSDNIRVRSVLGRFLEHSRVFYFGNGGQPQVYGSSADWLIRNLHRRVEVAFPILNRNLKRQVIREALRYYLRDNSGAWELQADGEYRRVKVGRRATFSAQEKLLRDRKF, encoded by the coding sequence GTGAGTGAGCAAAGCATCACTTCGAAGCGCTATCTAAACCGCGAACTCAGTCTCCTGGCCTTCCACCGCCGGGTGTTGGCCATGGCCGAAGATGAATCCCTGCCGCTGCTGGAGCGCCTGCGTTTTTTGTGTATCTCCAGCGCCAATCTGGACGAATTTTATGAAGTGCGGGTGGCGGTCATCAAGAAGAAAATCAGCCTGGGTATTACCACCACGGGCGTCGATCAGGCCGATCCCCGGGAATTGTTAAGAACCATCCGCGAACGGGTGCGGGAAATGGTGGATTCACAATACCGGCTTCTTAATGAAGCACTGATACCCGCGCTGGCGGAGGAAAATATCCGTTTTCTGCGCCGGATTCAGTGGCATGACGCCCAGCGGGAATGGCTGCGAGCCTACATGCGCGAGCGGATTTTGCCGGTGGTAACGCCCTTGAGCATCGATCCGGCCCATCCTTTTCCCCGCATCGCCAATAAAAATCTGCATTTCATTGTCTGCCTGCACGGCAAGGATGCTTTTGGCCGCCGTCACCGTTATGCTCTCATTCCCATTCCCAGGACGCTGCCTCGCCTCGTGTTGCTGCCGGAAATATTGACTGCCTCCGGCGCCGCTTTCGTTTTTTTGTCGTCGGTCATCCACGCCTTTGTTGGCGAGTTGTTTCCCGGGCTGACGGTGGAAGGGTGTTATCAATTCCGGGTCACCCGCGATACCGAGCTGTATATCGACGAGGAGGAGATGGAAGACCTCAAGCGCGAACTCCAGGGCCGGCTGCAGCAGGAGCGCCGTTATGGGCGGGCGATGCGGCTGGAGGTGGCCGACAATTGCCCACAGGAAGTGGCTGATTATCTGTGCGCCCGTCTTCATGTGGAACAGGCGGATTTGTTCCAGGTCAACGGTCCGGTGAATTTGCACCGCCTGGCTTCCGTTTATGACGAAGTGGAAAGGCCGGATTTGAAATATCCGTCCTTTACCCCGGCGATTCCGCCCCGTCTGGTGGGGAAAACAGATTTATTTGCCGTGCTCCGCCGGGGTGATGTGCTGCTGCATCATCCTTACGACGCTTTCTCCCCGGTGGTGTCCCTGCTTCAGCAAGCGGCGGACGATCCAAATGTGCTGGCCATTCGCCAGACCCTATACCGCACGGCCTCCCGCTCGGCGATTGCCGACGCCTTGGTGCGGGCGGCGAGAAATGGCAAGGAAGTGAGCGCGGTGATTGAATTGCGGGCCCGGTTTGACGAGGCGGATAACATCCAATTGGCCGAACGCTTGCACGAGGCCGGCGTCCATGTGGTTTACGGCGTGGTGGGTTTCAAGACCCACGCCAAGCTGTTGTTGATTGTCCGCCGGGAAGGCGACCGCATTCAAAGATACAGCCATTTAAGTACGGGTAACTACCACGAGATCACCACCCGCTTCTATACGGATATTGGTTTGATGAGCACCGATCAAGCACTGGGGGAAGACGTCCAGCGGCTGTTTCATCAACTGACGGGTCTAGGCCACGCCTTCAAGCTGCGCAAACTGGTACAGGCGCCATTTGATCTGCACCCATTTTTATTGAATAACATTCAGCGCGAAGCTGATCTCGCCCGGCAAGGCAAGCGTGGCCGGATCATCGCGCGGATGAACGGCCTGGAAGATCCGGAAATTATCGATGCTCTCTATGACGCTTCCCGGGCCGGCGTCAAGATTGATCTGATTGTCCGGGGTATTTGCTGTTTGCGTCCGGGGGTGCCGGGATTGTCCGATAATATCCGGGTCCGTTCGGTGCTGGGGCGCTTTCTGGAGCATAGCCGGGTCTTTTATTTCGGCAACGGCGGCCAGCCCCAGGTCTATGGTTCCAGCGCCGACTGGCTGATCCGCAATCTCCACCGGCGGGTGGAAGTGGCTTTTCCCATCCTCAACCGGAACTTGAAGCGGCAAGTGATCCGGGAGGCTTTGCGCTATTATTTGCGCGATAATTCGGGGGCATGGGAATTGCAGGCGGATGGCGAATATCGCCGGGTCAAAGTTGGCCGCAGGGCAACCTTTTCAGCCCAGGAAAAATTGTTACGGGACCGTAAATTTTAA